The Sedimentibacter sp. zth1 DNA segment TTTAACTGTTTTATCTCTGTATCAAAATCTAATCCGTAACCACTTTTTCCTTCAACTGTAGTTACACCAAACTGCATCATTTTTTTTAGTCTTTTTCTTCCACTTTCAACTAAACTATCAAGTGTTTCTTGTCGTGTAGCTCTTACAGTATTGGTGATACCACCACCTCTTTGCATAATTTCCATGTAAGTATCTCCTCTTAGTCTCCATGAAAATTCGTCTGCTCTGTAGCCACCAAATATAAAATGTGTATGTGAATCAATAAATCCTGGCAATACAGCCTTATCTTTTGCATCTATAACTTTATAATCTTTTTCGTTATACTCTGATAAAATCTCATCAGTACTTCCAACAGCAATAATTATGCCATTTTCAACAACTAATGCACCATTTTTTATCATGCCTATATCTGACATTTCTTTTCCATGCTTTGGAAAGTTACCTTTACAGGTAACTAATTCCGAAGCATTTTTTATTATAAGTTTATTCATATTAAACCTCTAATTATAATCTAGTTTCCAATACTTGATCCATACTAAAGTTCTCAATTCTTAAATAGTATTCTGCACTATTTATCAATGCTTGCATTGGTACAAGTCCTATAACCTCACTACCAACTACATTAACACCGTATCTTTGAGCTTCCATTTTTACTGTTTCAAATACTCTATATACTGCTGATTTGGTATAATCCGTTAAATTCATAGATACTTGAACTATTCCTCTTTCTTCTAATTCAACACCCATAGCTTTTACAAATCTAAAACCGCCACCAATATGTCTAACTTGTCTAGCTATTTTATCTGCTATAGATAAATCATTAGTTGCTAAGTTTATGTTAAATGCTACTAAAGGCATTCTTGCTCCTATTGCAGTTACACCAGCAGTTGGATGTATTGTTTTAGGTCCAAAATCTGGTACCCACTTAGACTCCTTCATTTTTTCTGCCATTCCTTCGAATTGACCTTTTCTAATAGTTGCAAGATTTTCTCTGTGTTTAGCTGTAGCAGATTTTTCATATAAGAAAAATGGTACCCCAAATTTTTCAGATGCTTCTTTTGCTACATCCTTAGCTAATTTATCAGCTTCTTCTACAGTTACATTTTTTATTGGAATAAATGGAACAACGTCTACTGCACCCATTCTTGGATGTTGTCCTTCATGTTTTGTCATATCTATTAATTCTACCGCTTTACCAATAGCTTCAACCATTGCATTCTTTAATTCTTCTGGTTCTCCAACTACTGTAACAACACATCTGTTGTGATCTTTATCTGTACTGTAGTCCAATAATTTTATATTTTCCTTTGCTCTGAAGCATTGAACTATTTGTTCAACTTTATATAAGTCTCTACCTTCGCTAAAATTAGGCACGCATTCTACTATTCTATTCATAATTTCCTCCACTATTTGTTGTAATTTCTAAATGTATTTTCTATTAAATCGTCACTTGCAACATACGGTATAGTTATGTGATCTTTACCATTTGTGATTTTATTATAATCAACAGTTGTTTCAATTGAATGTTCACATCTTGCCCAAGATCTTCTTGAAACTCCTATCATAACATCCCATGGTATTGATTTCATCAAAATATCATCAACTCTCTTGCTACCGTCAAGAACCATACCAAATCCACCATTGATAGCTTTGCTGATACCAACTCCACCACCATTATGAAGTGCTACCAAACTCATACCTCTTGCCGCATTACCTGCGTAACATTGAATAGCCATATCTGCAGTTATATTGCTACCATCTTTTATATTTGAAGTTTCTCTATATGGTGAATCAGTTCCACCTGTATCATGATGATCTCGACCAAGCATAACAGGTCCAATCTCTCCATTTCTTACCATTTCATTGAATTTAAGTGCAATATCACGTCTGCCATAAGCATCTTGATATAAAATTCTGCATTGTGTTCCAACTACAAGTTTATTCTTTTCAGCATCCTTAATCCACATATAGTTATCTCTATCTTGCCCTCTTCTGTTAGGATCTATTATTTCCATAGCTGCATGATCTGTTTTTCTTAAATCTTCTGGTTTACCACTTAAGCAACACCATCTAAATGGTCCATATCCATAATCAAATAGCATAGGTCCCATTATATCTTCAACATATGATGGAAATATAAAGCCTTCACTTGTATCTACACCATTTTTAGCTATTTCTTTTGCACCGGCATCAAAGCATGCTCTCATAAATGCATTACCATAGTCAAAGAAGTATGTTCCTTTTTCAACTAATGCTTTTACCAAATCAAAATGGTGTTTCAACGAAACATTTACCATCTCTTCAAATTTTTCTTTACTGTTTGCAAGCATTTCTGTTCTTTGTGCAAATGAAAGTCCTTGTGGACAATATCCTCCATCATAAGGAACATGGCATGATGTTTGGTCAGATAATAAATCTATTTTTATATTATTTTTAACTGCATATTCAAGTAAATCAACAATATTGCCGTGATATGCAATTGATATTGTTTGTTTTTTATCCATATATTCTTTAGCAATTTTGAAGCATTCTTCTATACTTTCACTACATTTAGATACCCAGCCTTGATCAAGTCTTGTTTTAATTCTTGAATAATCAACTTCTGCTATAATACCTACTCCATTTGAAATTTCAACAGCTTTTGGTTGAGCTCCACTCATTCCACCAAGTCCTGATGTAACAAATAAATGTCCTCTTAAGTCTCCATCTTGAGGAATACCTAAAACTTTTCTGCCTGCATTTAATAGTGTATTGAATGTTCCATGAACAATTCCTTGTGGCCCTATATACATCCATCCACCAGCAGTCATTTGTCCATAGCTTGATACTCCCATAGCTGTTGCTTTTGACCAGTCATGTGGATTATCAAACATTCCTATCATTAGACCGTTTGTAATTACAACTCTTGGACTTGTCTTTGATGATTTAAACAATCCCATAGGATGTCCTGACATCATAACAAGTGTTTGTTCATCTGTTAATTGTTCAAGATATTTTTTAATAAGTTGATATTGCATCCAGTTTTGACAAACCTGACCTGTTTCTCCATATGTAACTAATTCATAAGGATAAAGTGCTACATTATGGTCAAGATTATTATCAATCATTACTTGAAATGCTTTACCTTCAACACAATTTCCTTTATATTCATCTATAGGCTTACCGTAAATTCTTTCTTTGGGCATAAATCTATAACCATAAATTCTCCCTCTTGTCATTAGCTCATCAAGAAATTCAGGCGCTAATACTTCGTGTAATTCTTCAGGTACATATCTTAAAGCATTTTTAACTGCAAGTTTAATTTCTCTATCAGTTAAAAATAATTCTCTCATTGGAGCTCTTCTTATTTCTTCTTTAAATGTTGGATACTCAGGTAGTATACTATCTAATTTGATTGTCATAGCATCAGATATACTAGTGTTATTTACCATTTTATAACTCCTCCTAATTTTATTTTATATATAAATATTAATACACTTACGTCGATAAAACGTCTAAAAACATTAATAAAAATTTTTCTATAATTAAGATTTAATAAAGATTTTAGGGTTATACTATAATTAATTAATAAGCAAATTAGCTATTAATTTATTTTCCCTCTCCCCCTTGTTTTTTTATTTAAAGCTGTGCATTTATTGCACAGCTTTTTTATTTAGAAATTTAAATTGTTTTAATTTTCTTTTTCAATAATATATGAATAATAGTCTCTATTCAATATTTCCTGAGATATTAAAAATTTGTTTGAAACGGTTTTTTTGATAGCATTTATATATTCATCACTAATTTCTTCATTTGTTAAGTTAGTAATCTCTTTAGTTAATGCATTGTACATTATTTTATCAGTTATAAAGCTTCTATTTGCAAATATAATAAGTGGTTTTGAATCAGACAGTATGTCCCTGCCCATATACAATCTCGAATCATATTCTAACCCAAATAAATTAGATAGTGTTGGAATAATGTCAAGACTTGAACATGCTTTATCTACAATTTTTGTTTCAATATTTTCTGTCCACAAAATAAATGCACTCTTGTACAATTCAAAATTATTTTCTACTTCATGTCCTGCAATTTCATCTATCTCGTCCTTTTCAAGTCCATATGGATAATGGTCTGCGCTCATTGCTATAACTGTTTTATCCGCTATGCCTTTTTCTTCAAGCTGTGAAATAAGATATTCCATTGCCTTGTCTAGTTCTATATTACATGCTAGATATGCTTTTACAGGTTCAGAAGCCTCTAAACTTTCAACTAATTCCTTATTTTTGCCCGCTATATAATTACCATAAAACGTATAGTTTTTATGTCCACTTACTGTCATATAATACGTATGAAATTTTTTATCATTTATATATTCTGGTATAGTTAATTCCATCATCTCTAAATCAGATTCAGGCCATGATTCTTTAACATCAAGCCCATTGCCAAGACCTTTATATATATATCCCATATTCGGATGAGAAACATCTCTTCTGTAAAAATCAAAATAGTGATTATGGTAAGCTCTTGTATCATAACCTATTTTTTTGAATTGATTCCCCATTGTAAAAGGTAAATAATTTTTTGATGATTCATAAAAACTCCAAACTCCCTGTTTTGGTATAAGACTTTGACAGGCAACATATTCACCGTCAGATGTACTTACTCCCCAAACAGGATTATAAAAATTATTAAAAACAAAACCTTCATTTACCATTTTATAAAGTGTAGGTGTTAATTCTTTATCTATGGCTAAATGTGAAAAACTTTCAGCTGTTATTAAAATTAAATTATAATCTTTAAAAATTCCTGTATACTCATTCTTTTTTGTAGGATTGGATGTTGCAAAATATTTGTGCATTTTAATAATATTTTCATCCGTCTCATTTTCAATAAGTTCATCAAAATTAATATCAAGTACATTTGGTGAAGTATCAATTTTTATTATTACTTCATGTTCACTCTGATTTTTTCTTTCTTTATCCAATATATCTTGCTCATAGTTTTTATCTTTTTCATTTGAATTATCCTTATTTTTGTCTTCAATCAAATGATTATCAATGTCTCCTAATGCATCTAAAGAGACTTTTTGATTAAATGCAAAACAAGTAAAGTCTTTTTCTACTGTTTTAAATACACCAAATCTATTGGCTATCAAATTTGGTATATTAGTTTTATAATAAATCTCAAAATCACTTGTATAATCAGTCCCACCAGCTAATAATACTACAAACATAATAGCATTTAAACAAATAGCACCTAATAATAAAGCAACTTTTCGCTTTAATGATACTTTAACTATATCAAACTTTTTAAAATAAACAAATATAGTCAAAAATATTGGTGTTACTAATGCTAAAATAACAATTATATGTGTAATTACAACATCAAATATCATATCTACAAACTCTAATACTTGACCTGCACCTTTTATTGAATAAAACACCATAGGTGTATAAAACATAAGATAATATACATACTGTACAACTGTTACAAAACATAATATTGATACAAAAATACTCACAACTATTTTTTTTGACTTTTTACTAAATAACGATGTAATAAAATATAATAAAATTCCATTTGCTATTGATGATATTAATATATATACCAATGAAAAATCAAAATAATTTTTGAGTGCAAATATTTTATAAATTGACTCTAAATAAAAAAACAACAATGGAAAAAAAACCATTTCCATTATATAAATTTTATTACTCTTAATATGAAAAATAAATTTGTCTAACACTTAATTACCACCTTAATAAATTTTATATATGTTATTTTACCATATATATAACTATAAAGTAAAATAGCAAATAAAAAATTATTTGCTATTTTTATAATATATTTAATTTAGAATAATCCTTTTATAACACCATTTTCATCAACATCAATTTTTTCTGCTGCAGGTACTTTTGGAAGTCCTGGCATCTTCATAATGTTTCCTGTTAAAGCAACTAAGAAACCTGCACCTATTGATGGTGTAATATCTCTAACTGTAACTTTAAATCCAGTTGGTCTTCCTAATTTTTTTGGATCATCAGTAAGTGAATATTGATTTTTTGCTACACAAATTGGTAAATTACCAAATCCTAATTTTTCAAGATTAGCTATTTCCTTAGCTGCTTTAGATGAATATTCAACACCATCTGCTCCATAAATCTTAGTAGCTATTGCATTAATCTTTTCTTTTATTGATAAATTAACATCATAAGCAAATTCCATATGGCTTTCATTTTCTGTAAGTTTTAAAACTTCATTTGCAAGTTTTTTTCCACCTTCACTACCATGTGCCCAAACATCTGAAAGCGCTACATTTACTCCAAGCTCTCTACACTTATCTTCTACTAATTTAAGCTCTCTTTCACTATCTGTTGGGAACTTATTAATAGCAACTACTGCAGGAAGTTTAAATACTTTTGTTATATTCTCTACGTGTTTCAATAGGTTTGGTATACCTTTTTCCAAAGCTTCAAGATTTTCTTCGTTTAAGTTGGCTTTTGCAACACCACCATTGTATTTTAAAGCTCTAATTGTAGCAACTATTATTACTGCACTTGGTTTGATACCTGACATACGACATTTAATATCTAAGAATTTTTCTGCTCCAAGATCTGCACCAAAGCCTGCCTCTGTAACAACATAATCAGCCATTTTAGAAGCCATTTTTGTTGCCATAACACTGTTACAACCATGAGCTATATTAGCAAATGGTCCACCATGTACAAATGCTGGTGTTCCTTCAAGAGTTTGTACTAAGTTTGGTTTTAAAGCATCTTTTAATAGTGCTGCCACTGCTCCTTGTGCATTTAAATCACCCGCTGTTACAGGTTCTCCGCTTCTATTATAAGCAACAATTATTCTTGCTATTCTTTCTTTTAAATCTATTATATCACTTGATAAACAGAAAACCGCCATAATTTCCGAAGCAACTGTTATGTCAAACCCATCTTCTCGTGGAACACCGTTAGCCTTTCCACCCATTCCGTTTACTATATGTCTTAGCTGTCTGTCATTCATATCTACAGCTCTTCTCCAAGTGATTTTTCTAACGTCTATGTCGAGTTTATTACCTTGATGTATGTGATTATCTAGCATTGCAGCTAAAAGGTTATTAGCAGCACCTATAGCATGTAAATCTCCAGTAAAATGTAAGTTAATATCTTCCATAGGAACAACCTGTGCATATCCACCACCTGCAGCTCCACCTTTAATACCAAAAACAGGTCCAAGAGATGGTTCTCTTAAAGCAACTACTGTTTTTTTACCTAAAGCTGACAAAGCATCTGCAACACCTATTGTTGTAGTTGTTTTACCTTCTCCTGCTGGAGTTGGATTTATTGCAGTTACCAATATAACTTTTGCATCATTATTATTTTTAAGTTCGTTATTTAAATATCTATAGTCTATTTTTGCTTTATGCTTACCATAGTTTTCAACGTACTTATCAGGTATACCAATTTTTTCTGCAATTTCATTGATAACCTTCATGTCTGCACTTTGTGCAATTTCGATATCTGTTAAATATTTCTCTGCCATTTTTCCCTCCTGAAATTAATTACATATTTTTTAATCATATAATCAATAATAATAATCAAACGTCTAAAAAACGTCTAATAATACCAGCTAAAATAAATAATAACATTTTTAGTATTTATTATTGAATTTATTGCAATAATACTATATCATTTAACTAAGTGATTTGTCGATATATTTTAATAAGAAATATTATTTTTTTATAAATTTATTAATAAGCACTTTCATAAAATACTTAAATTTCATTAAGTGGAGGGTATTATGGTAAATAATTTTTTTACACCTAAAGAAACTGCAGATTTGATTAGTGAATCATCTATAAACAAAGCTACTATGAGCATAAAGAAAAGGGTTTTTCTTAGCTTTATGGCTGGTATTTTTATTTCTTTAGGAGGGCAAGGATTTCTAACTATATTCAATAATTCTTTTTTGAGAGCTGCTGTCTTTCCAGTAGGACTTATGCTTATAGTGTTAGTCGGAGGCGAACTATTTACTGGAAATTGCATGATGACATTTGGTTATACACAAAAAAAAATAAAACTAAAAAACTACATATCAAGCATTTTACAGGTTTATTTTGGCAATTTAATTGGAGCATTGTTTGTTGTTTTTTTAGTATACTTTTCAGGCTTATACAAAAATGGTTCAACACTCTATGCATCAATAACAGCAGTAGCAACTGCAAAATCAAATTTAACATTTGTTGAAGCAATGTTCAAAGGTATATTGTGTAATATTTTAGTTGTACTTGGTGTATGGTTTGCTACTGCATCAAAAGATATAACAGGAAAATTACTTGGATGCTGGTTCCCTGTTATGCTATTTGTGCTATGCGGTTATGAACACTGTGTTGCAAATATGTTTTTTATGCCTCTAGGTGCATTAATTAATGAAAATATAACTATATTTTCAGTTATTAATAATTTAATTCCTGTTACAATAGGAAACTTTATAGGTGGTGGGCTATTGATACCACTAGTATACAATCAAGTATTTTATAAATAGCATAAATTTTTATTGATACAGATATATCAAACGTACAAAGGAGTTATCATGGATAGAATTACTATAAAATTATTGGGCAACCCTACAATTATCTTTCATAATGAAACTGTTAATTTTCCTTACAAAAAAGCAGAAGGACTATTTTATTATATCTGTGTTAACAAATCTATTGCTAGAGAAGAAGCTATAAAAATATTTTGGATAGATAGTAATGGAGAAGTATTGGCAAAAAAAAATTTAAGAGATGCTTTGTACAAAATAAGAAAATTGTTTGGTAAAGATATATTTCTTCAAACTAAAAAATCATGCATCTCTTTAAATATATCTAAAAC contains these protein-coding regions:
- a CDS encoding formate/nitrite transporter family protein — its product is MVNNFFTPKETADLISESSINKATMSIKKRVFLSFMAGIFISLGGQGFLTIFNNSFLRAAVFPVGLMLIVLVGGELFTGNCMMTFGYTQKKIKLKNYISSILQVYFGNLIGALFVVFLVYFSGLYKNGSTLYASITAVATAKSNLTFVEAMFKGILCNILVVLGVWFATASKDITGKLLGCWFPVMLFVLCGYEHCVANMFFMPLGALINENITIFSVINNLIPVTIGNFIGGGLLIPLVYNQVFYK
- a CDS encoding urocanate hydratase — encoded protein: MVNNTSISDAMTIKLDSILPEYPTFKEEIRRAPMRELFLTDREIKLAVKNALRYVPEELHEVLAPEFLDELMTRGRIYGYRFMPKERIYGKPIDEYKGNCVEGKAFQVMIDNNLDHNVALYPYELVTYGETGQVCQNWMQYQLIKKYLEQLTDEQTLVMMSGHPMGLFKSSKTSPRVVITNGLMIGMFDNPHDWSKATAMGVSSYGQMTAGGWMYIGPQGIVHGTFNTLLNAGRKVLGIPQDGDLRGHLFVTSGLGGMSGAQPKAVEISNGVGIIAEVDYSRIKTRLDQGWVSKCSESIEECFKIAKEYMDKKQTISIAYHGNIVDLLEYAVKNNIKIDLLSDQTSCHVPYDGGYCPQGLSFAQRTEMLANSKEKFEEMVNVSLKHHFDLVKALVEKGTYFFDYGNAFMRACFDAGAKEIAKNGVDTSEGFIFPSYVEDIMGPMLFDYGYGPFRWCCLSGKPEDLRKTDHAAMEIIDPNRRGQDRDNYMWIKDAEKNKLVVGTQCRILYQDAYGRRDIALKFNEMVRNGEIGPVMLGRDHHDTGGTDSPYRETSNIKDGSNITADMAIQCYAGNAARGMSLVALHNGGGVGISKAINGGFGMVLDGSKRVDDILMKSIPWDVMIGVSRRSWARCEHSIETTVDYNKITNGKDHITIPYVASDDLIENTFRNYNK
- a CDS encoding formate--tetrahydrofolate ligase, coding for MAEKYLTDIEIAQSADMKVINEIAEKIGIPDKYVENYGKHKAKIDYRYLNNELKNNNDAKVILVTAINPTPAGEGKTTTTIGVADALSALGKKTVVALREPSLGPVFGIKGGAAGGGYAQVVPMEDINLHFTGDLHAIGAANNLLAAMLDNHIHQGNKLDIDVRKITWRRAVDMNDRQLRHIVNGMGGKANGVPREDGFDITVASEIMAVFCLSSDIIDLKERIARIIVAYNRSGEPVTAGDLNAQGAVAALLKDALKPNLVQTLEGTPAFVHGGPFANIAHGCNSVMATKMASKMADYVVTEAGFGADLGAEKFLDIKCRMSGIKPSAVIIVATIRALKYNGGVAKANLNEENLEALEKGIPNLLKHVENITKVFKLPAVVAINKFPTDSERELKLVEDKCRELGVNVALSDVWAHGSEGGKKLANEVLKLTENESHMEFAYDVNLSIKEKINAIATKIYGADGVEYSSKAAKEIANLEKLGFGNLPICVAKNQYSLTDDPKKLGRPTGFKVTVRDITPSIGAGFLVALTGNIMKMPGLPKVPAAEKIDVDENGVIKGLF
- the ftcD gene encoding glutamate formimidoyltransferase, with product MNRIVECVPNFSEGRDLYKVEQIVQCFRAKENIKLLDYSTDKDHNRCVVTVVGEPEELKNAMVEAIGKAVELIDMTKHEGQHPRMGAVDVVPFIPIKNVTVEEADKLAKDVAKEASEKFGVPFFLYEKSATAKHRENLATIRKGQFEGMAEKMKESKWVPDFGPKTIHPTAGVTAIGARMPLVAFNINLATNDLSIADKIARQVRHIGGGFRFVKAMGVELEERGIVQVSMNLTDYTKSAVYRVFETVKMEAQRYGVNVVGSEVIGLVPMQALINSAEYYLRIENFSMDQVLETRL
- a CDS encoding LTA synthase family protein, translating into MLDKFIFHIKSNKIYIMEMVFFPLLFFYLESIYKIFALKNYFDFSLVYILISSIANGILLYFITSLFSKKSKKIVVSIFVSILCFVTVVQYVYYLMFYTPMVFYSIKGAGQVLEFVDMIFDVVITHIIVILALVTPIFLTIFVYFKKFDIVKVSLKRKVALLLGAICLNAIMFVVLLAGGTDYTSDFEIYYKTNIPNLIANRFGVFKTVEKDFTCFAFNQKVSLDALGDIDNHLIEDKNKDNSNEKDKNYEQDILDKERKNQSEHEVIIKIDTSPNVLDINFDELIENETDENIIKMHKYFATSNPTKKNEYTGIFKDYNLILITAESFSHLAIDKELTPTLYKMVNEGFVFNNFYNPVWGVSTSDGEYVACQSLIPKQGVWSFYESSKNYLPFTMGNQFKKIGYDTRAYHNHYFDFYRRDVSHPNMGYIYKGLGNGLDVKESWPESDLEMMELTIPEYINDKKFHTYYMTVSGHKNYTFYGNYIAGKNKELVESLEASEPVKAYLACNIELDKAMEYLISQLEEKGIADKTVIAMSADHYPYGLEKDEIDEIAGHEVENNFELYKSAFILWTENIETKIVDKACSSLDIIPTLSNLFGLEYDSRLYMGRDILSDSKPLIIFANRSFITDKIMYNALTKEITNLTNEEISDEYINAIKKTVSNKFLISQEILNRDYYSYIIEKEN